In Solanum stenotomum isolate F172 chromosome 6, ASM1918654v1, whole genome shotgun sequence, one DNA window encodes the following:
- the LOC125868181 gene encoding nudix hydrolase 1 isoform X3 → MENGAQQTPAATTPPSPPMPKVGVAVFLLKGSKVLLGKRLSAVGHSTFALPGGHLEFGESFEECATREVKEETGLIIDKTEYLTVTNNVISEKVHTVCVFIRAVPADVNQKPETLEPEKCAGWDWYEWNNLPKPLFGPLEDMVQSGFNPFPTT, encoded by the exons ATGGAAAACGGCGCTCAGCAAACACCGGCCGCCACAACGCCACCATCACCTCCGATGCCAAAAGTTGGCGTTGCGGTGTTCCTTTTGAAAGGAAGTAAAGTTCTGTTGGGGAAACGCCTCTCCGCCGTCGGCCATAGCACCTTTGCACTTCCCGGCGGCCACCTGGAGTTCG GGGAAAGTTTTGAAGAGTGCGCAACGCGGGAGGTGAAGGAGGAAACAGGATTGATAATTGATAAAACCGAGTATCTAACGGTGACTAACAATGTCATCTCAGAGAAAGTTCACACCGTTTGCGTATTCATCAGAGCAGTCCCTGCTGATGTTAACCAGAAGCCTGAAACACTTGAACCTGAGAAATGTGCTGGTTGGGATTGGTATGAATGGAACAATCTCCCGAAACCACTCTTTGGTCCTTTAGAAGATATGGTCCAAAGTGGTTTCAATCCTTTTCCAACTACTTGA
- the LOC125868181 gene encoding nudix hydrolase 1 isoform X9 codes for MENGAQQTPAATTPPSPPMPKVGVAVFLLKGSKVLLGKRLSAVGHSTFALPGGHLEFGESFEECAMREVKEETGLIIDKTEYLTVTNNVISEKVHTVCVFIRAVPADVNQKPETLEPEKCAGWDWYEWNNLPKPLFGPLEDMVQSGFNPFPTT; via the exons ATGGAAAACGGCGCTCAGCAAACACCGGCCGCCACAACGCCACCATCACCTCCGATGCCAAAAGTTGGCGTTGCGGTGTTCCTTTTGAAAGGAAGTAAAGTTCTGTTGGGGAAACGCCTCTCCGCCGTCGGCCATAGCACCTTTGCACTTCCCGGCGGCCACCTGGAGTTCG GGGAAAGTTTTGAAGAGTGCGCAATGAGGGAG GTGAAGGAGGAAACAGGATTGATAATTGATAAAACCGAGTATCTAACGGTGACTAACAATGTCATCTCAGAGAAAGTTCACACCGTTTGCGTATTCATCAGAGCAGTCCCTGCTGATGTTAACCAGAAGCCTGAAACACTTGAACCTGAGAAATGTGCTGGTTGGGATTGGTATGAATGGAACAATCTCCCGAAACCACTCTTTGGTCCTTTAGAAGATATGGTCCAAAGTGGTTTCAATCCTTTTCCAACTACTTGA
- the LOC125868181 gene encoding nudix hydrolase 1 isoform X5 has translation MENGVQQTPATTTPPSSPMPKVGVAVFLLNGSKVLLGKRLSAVGHSTFALPGGHLEFGESFEECATREVKEETGLIIDKTEYLTVTNNVISEKVHTVCVFIRAVPADVNQKPETLEPEKCAGWDWYEWNNLPKPLFGPLEDMVQSGFNPFPTT, from the exons ATGGAAAACGGCGTTCAGCAAACACCGGCCACCACAACGCCACCATCATCTCCGATGCCAAAAGTTGGCGTAGCGGTGTTCCTTTTGAATGGAAGTAAAGTTCTGTTGGGGAAACGCCTCTCCGCCGTCGGCCATAGCACCTTTGCACTTCCCGGCGGCCATCTGGAGTTCG GGGAAAGTTTTGAAGAGTGCGCAACGCGGGAGGTGAAGGAGGAAACAGGATTGATAATTGATAAAACCGAGTATCTAACGGTGACTAACAATGTCATCTCAGAGAAAGTTCACACCGTTTGCGTATTCATCAGAGCAGTCCCTGCTGATGTTAACCAGAAGCCTGAAACACTTGAACCTGAGAAATGTGCTGGTTGGGATTGGTATGAATGGAACAATCTCCCGAAACCACTCTTTGGTCCTTTAGAAGATATGGTCCAAAGTGGTTTCAATCCTTTTCCAACTACTTGA
- the LOC125868181 gene encoding uncharacterized protein LOC125868181 isoform X10 — translation MENGAQQTPAATTPPSPPMPKVGVAVFLLKGSKVLLGKRLSAVGHSTFALPGGHLEFEYVGIPMRPHSSKPDDHSATDQHPPPAVIHPPPATSTACSGMNRQELENCIRRQVNRDLCKNYNIC, via the exons ATGGAAAACGGCGCTCAGCAAACACCGGCCGCCACAACGCCACCATCACCTCCGATGCCAAAAGTTGGCGTTGCGGTGTTCCTTTTGAAAGGAAGTAAAGTTCTGTTGGGGAAACGCCTCTCCGCCGTCGGCCATAGCACCTTTGCACTTCCCGGCGGCCACCTGGAGTTCG AGTATGTTGGTATTCCAATGCGACCTCATTCCTCTAAACCAGATGATCATTCAGCAACTGATCAACACCCACCACCTGCTGTTATACACCCACCCCCTG CAACCTCAACGGCATGCAGTGGAATGAATCGACAAGAATTAGAAAATTGCATACGTCGTCAAGTAAACAGGGATCTGTGCAAGAATTATAACATATGTTAA